Genomic window (Chloroflexota bacterium):
ACGCCGGAGTCCTTTGGCGAGGAGATTGGGGCCGCGGTGGTCATGGGCTCGTGCGCGTTCTACATCGAGGTGGCGAACTCGCCGGAGACACGGGCCATCGGGCTGATGAACCGCGAGTCGCTGGGACAGGACCGCGGGATGCTGTTTGTCTTTTCGGAGGAGCAGGTGCTTGGCTTTTGGATGAAGAACACGCTCATCCCGTTAGACATCATTTTCGTTGACCGGGACCTGACGGTCGTGGACGTGCAGACGATGCGGCCGGAACACGAGATCGCGCCGGACCCGCTGCCTACCTACATATCGGCGGCCCCTGCGCTGTACGCCATCGAGATCAACGAGGGGCTGGCGGCCGAGTGCGGCGTCGAGCCGGGCGACACCATCGAACTGCGCAACCTCATGCGGGACGCGCAGCCGTAGCGCGCCTCCGCCCGCTGAGGCCCAGCGCGGGAAGCAGCGCAGCCAGCAGCAGTATGGCCGAGATGCGGAAGAAGTCGCGGAAGAGCGCTATGCTGGCGTCCGACACCGATGACGTGTAGACATCCAGCTGCGCCTCGTATTCGGCCTGAGACAGGTCAGGCGAGGGCAACGGCAGCGCGAGGCCCTGCGTCGCAGCCTGGAACTCGCCGACACCCCATGCGGCGAGAGCGGCCATGCCGAAGGTCATGCCCACCATGCGCGCGGCCGTCACCAACGATGCCGACGTCGCCTGGTAGTCGGCCGTCGTCGCG
Coding sequences:
- a CDS encoding DUF192 domain-containing protein, with the protein product MPTLPPTPESFGEEIGAAVVMGSCAFYIEVANSPETRAIGLMNRESLGQDRGMLFVFSEEQVLGFWMKNTLIPLDIIFVDRDLTVVDVQTMRPEHEIAPDPLPTYISAAPALYAIEINEGLAAECGVEPGDTIELRNLMRDAQP